A genome region from Anastrepha ludens isolate Willacy chromosome 3, idAnaLude1.1, whole genome shotgun sequence includes the following:
- the LOC128858908 gene encoding uncharacterized protein LOC128858908, whose product MMSERSSCQVLNAATNYIRAETLTPAAVKINDCKWQAGFYINRKQQEKYQQRLQRRQNECEYNQRKLSTRKQFHHSCCHQNNIQKATNAKMLQQEQRQLAYGKTMHELPYPKYYQTANNLTKAKNINSNPTTKTSIMTTVLDSSIPRHQQMQQDTNTNTTANCMNDTNLASPPPPPASQNVGGLSGGTQPSTIGVNLRVTGQCSQGGRKYMEDYFSVAYQQSENAKDLEYAFIGIYDGHGGAEAATFAKEHLMMQIINQKAFWSDSDNDVLRAIREGYIATHYAMWRDQENWPKTANGLLSTAGTTATVAFIRREKIYIGHVGDSGIVLGYQNENEKFWRAKQLTVDHKPESAEERARIQRSGGKVVVKTGVPRVVWNRPRSAGHRGPIRPNTPIDEVPFLAVARSLGDLWSYNSMRNVFVVSPDPDVQVIKINPKTFRCLIFGTDGLWNVVTPQEAVETVYERECINERLQAYAHIDSSNIEWTNPSKGLVERALKTWASKRMRADNTSVVTVILYPPGNETANANSIGANALPYNNLPNGACGLEYAEVSAEVPATDCGITYEEIAEKHAMPEAFRDFDYFLEEEALNTSLQSLNADNSGPKYCNDELSYYHNWSWEERQSECVGDYNHHTATLTAHSDVSICSKAISGDDGITSNTSNHFIANEADENAVDGVHNGEVSDDTKKKSNDLNYTHYSADTSSNSNMSSDVSNELGNAGFMTFAESYNSFLNEQMSHDSSSSSNSNSNCQIISGTNEILQEQQRYQQECMSEEEGYSLTKLETRREQQRCSGGVQTFKIFQTHGISGTSYVPQRQPYENNRKQEQAEVQRQHVVGQSTPTPQLFLEETRELEEALTWETECSTLSTTMNRFLNYPPDPQKPLELNSLLQQEREEEQQVAYERLEMQRKLAHPVVVEELLENGSNNKLEAVQPLMHPAPIDDAEDVLIEEYIEDETESAESQQMQDNTAQKDARVQINEVSSSISDQTECDSNSVKSLVAPLKQTSKVIEKIEKIEIMPQKIESTKLERLVRHPLMPHKSSPLSHYKKTKGSAAMSTSVSASTSASSAPTTTSVTKKVEVASFDFTSRPPKACPGRTSLKRSQTQFPNIPNENARFSETTSSHELSKRRRYNEYVLGAVSSTSNNNDNNSTNNASSSDNNNCRNRRCNRTSSPGLHRNSSCAAIALEKRQLRSNSGTVDYSKRTLRTRNSLSKDLKAKAALTTTMRRVTTQFLHDTAVSLMNSRTALAQQRQRRSSDVNHAGSLTLSRNSSVTSNSCSGNSVGRRARAEKLLAASTDNLEAAFSHVINLRSRKVAHFAVAAAAAAAAASHTQPTRRSKGSVVGVAGGGSPLISSSAMVLRRERHNLRSLSTRNAASASLMSSNGQREFSYGKATRSGGGGGLHAAGICPYGLASNATPTSKLLNGAAGVTVATRPRAHTLLMAKPTPGGGGGVATGSMGVRGGNGATPMTQPTSYGKRTTALRSGANSACATSMMLTRSGRNGRRLNR is encoded by the exons ATGATGAGCGAGCGTTCCAGTTGTCAAGTATTAAATGCAGCAACAAATTATATACGAGCGGAAACCCTGACGCCAGCGGCAGTCAAAATAAACGATTGTAAATGGCAAGCTGGTTTTTACATTAATCGAAAGCAGCAGGAAAAATATCAGCAACGGCTACAGCGACGACAAAACGAGTGCGAGTACAATCAGCGAAAACTCTCGACTCGAAAACAATTTCACCATAGTTGTTGCCACCAGAACAACATTCAGAAAGCAACAAATGCTAAAATGTTGCAACAAGAGCAACGCCAATTAGCTTATGGCAAAACTATGCATGAATTACCATACCCGAAATATTATCAAACAgcaaacaatttaacaaaagcTAAGAATATTAACAGCAacccaacaacaaaaacatctaTTATGACCACTGTACTTGACTCCAGTATTCCTCGTCATCAGCAAATGCAACAGGATACCAACACGAACACAACAGCGAATTGTATGAATGACACAAACTTAGCATCGCCACCACCACCCCCAGCTTCACAAAATGTTGGTGGTTTGAGTGGTGGTACTCAACCTTCAACCATCGGGGTCAATTTACGCGTCACAGGCCAATGCAGCCAGGGTGGGCGTAAATATATGGAGGATTACTTCTCGGTGGCCTATCAACAATCGGAGAATGCCAAAGATCTTGAGTATGCATTTATTGGCATTTACGATGGACATGGGGGCGCAGAGGCGGCTACATTTGCCAAAGAGCATCTTATGATGCAGATAATCAACCAGAAGGCGTTTTGGTCAGATTCGGATAACGATGTGTTGCGTGCAATACGCGAGGGATACATTGCGACGCACTATGCAATGTGGCGGGATCAAG AAAATTGGCCAAAAACAGCCAACGGCTTGCTCAGCACAGCGGGTACAACTGCCACCGTTGCCTTCATACGCCGTGAGAAGATTTACATTGGGCATGTCGGTGATTCGGGCATTGTACTCGGCTATCAGAACGAGAATGAAAAATTCTGGCGCGCTAAACAGCTTACTGTCGATCATAAGCCAGAATCCGCAGAGGAACGTGCACGTATACAACGTTCAGGTGGTAAAGTGGTAGTCAAGACCGGTGTACCGCGAGTCGTGTGGAATCGGCCGCGTAGTG CTGGTCATAGAGGACCCATACGTCCCAATACACCCATTGATGAAGTTCCCTTCTTGGCAGTAGCACGTAGTCTAGGTGACCTCTGGAGCTATAATTCCATGCGCAATGTATTTGTAGTTAGTCCAGATCCAGATGTGCaagtaatcaaaataaatcCAAAGACTTTTAG ATGCTTGATTTTTGGTACGGATGGTTTGTGGAATGTTGTAACCCCACAAGAGGCAGTCGAAACCGTTTACGAAAGAGAATGCATTAATGAACGTCTCCAAGCATATGCGCATATCGATAGCAGCAATATTGAATGGACGAACCCCAGTAAGGGCTTGGTAGAGCGCGCATTAAAGACATGGGCATCTAAAAGGATGCGCGCTGATAATACGTCCGTCGTCACGGTCATACTCTATCCGCCTGGCAATGAAACAGCAAATGCTAACTCCATTGGTGCGAATGCGTTGCCATATAACAACTTACCAAACGGCGCATGCGGTCTGGAGTATGCAGAAGTAAGTGCCGAAGTCCCCGCAACCGATTGTGGTATTACTTATGAGGAAATAGCAGAAAAACATGCCATGCCTGAAGCCTTCCGCGATTTCGATTACTTCCTTGAAGAAGAAGCGCTGAACACCTCACTACAGTCGCTGAATGCCGATAACAGTGGCCCAAAATATTGCAATGACGAGCTATCGTATTATCATAATTGGAGTTGGGAGGAGCGTCAGTCGGAATGTGTGGGCGATTATAATCACCATACGGCGACTTTAACAGCGCACAGCGATGTTAGCATTTGCAGTAAGGCCATATCAGGCGACGATGGTATCACAAGCAATACTTCTAATCATTTTATAGCAAATGAAGCTGACGAAAATGCTGTGGACGGTGTGCATAATGGCGAAGTTAGTGATGACacaaaaaagaagtccaacgatCTTAATTATACCCATTACAGCGCTGACACTTCATCCAACTCGAATATGTCAAGCGATGTGAGCAATGAATTAGGCAATGCAGGCTTTATGACATTTGCTGAGTCCTATAATTCATTTCTAAATGAACAAATGTCACATGACAGCTCAAGTAGCTCCAACTCCAATTCAAATTGTCAGATTATTAGCGGCACGAATGAAATATTACAGGAACAACAGCGCTATCAACAGGAATGCATGTCCGAGGAGGAAGGCTATTCGCTAACCAAGCTAGAAACTCGGCGCGAGCAACAACGCTGCAGTGGTGGTGTGCAGacattcaaaattttccaaactcATGGCATAAGTGGCACAAGTTACGTGCCGCAACGCCAGCCTTACGAAAACAATCGCAAACAAGAACAAGCGGAAGTGCAGCGACAACACGTAGTCGGGCAGTCCACACCAACGCCGCAACTATTCCTTGAAGAGACACGCGAATTGGAGGAAGCGCTTACCTGGGAAACGGAATGCTCTACGCTGAGCACGACAATGAATCGGTTTCTGAATTATCCACCAGACCCGCAGAAGCCACTTGAGTTGAATTCGTTGTTGCAGCAAGAACGCGAAGAAGAGCAACAGGTCGCCTATGAACGACTCGAAATGCAGCGCAAATTAGCGCACCCAGTTGTGGTGGAGGAACTACTGGAAAACGGCAGTAATAATAAATTAGAAGCTGTTCAGCCACTAATGCACCCAGCACCGATTGATGACGCCGAAGATGTACTGATTGAGGAGTATATTGAAGATGAAACCGAAAGTGCGGAGAGCCAGCAAATGCAAGACAACACAGCACAAAAAGATGCAAGAGTACAAATCAATGAAGTCTCGTCCAGCATATCCGATCAGACGGAATGTGATAGCAATTCAGTGAAGTCGTTGGTGGCCCCCTTAAAACAAACTTCAAAAGTCattgagaaaattgaaaaaattgaaattatgccACAGAAAATAGAGTCAACGAAATTGGAGCGCTTGGTGCGCCATCCACTAATGCCACACAAGTCGTCGCCCCTGTCAcattacaaaaaaaccaaaggaTCTGCAGCAATGTCTACTTCAGTTTCAGCTTCAACTTCTGCGTCTTCTGCGCCAACCACTACCAGCGTAACTAAAAAGGTAGAAGTTGCCTCTTTTGACTTCACTTCCCGTCCACCAAAGGCATGTCCGGGTCGCACCTCGCTCAAGCGCTCACAGACGCAATTCCCCAATATACCCAATGAGAATGCACGTTTTAGTGAGACCACATCTTCGCACGAGCTGAGCAAAAGACGTCGCTACAACGAATACGTGTTGGGTGCGGTAAGCAGCACGAGcaacaacaatgacaacaaTAGCACCAATAATGCGAGCAGCAGTGATAACAATAATTGTCGCAATCGACGCTGTAATAGAACTTCGTCGCCCGGTCTCCACAGAAACAGCAGCTGTGCCGCCATTGCCTTGGAGAAACGTCAACTGCGCAGCAATAGCGGTACCGTGGACTACTCGAAGCGTACTTTACGCACTCGCAACTCACTCTCCAAAGACCTGAAGGCAAAAGCTGCGCTGACCACAACAATGCGACGCGTAACAACGCAATTTCTACACGACACAGCCGTCAGTCTCATGAACAGCAGGACGGCACTGGCGCAACAGCGTCAACGACGCAGTTCGGATGTAAATCACGCAGGTAGTTTGACTTTGAGTAGAAATAGCAGCGTGACGAGTAATAGCTGCAGCGGCAATAGCGTTGGACGTAGAGCGCGTGCTGAAAAGCTACTAGCAGCGAGCACTGATAATTTAGAGGCGGCCTTTTCACATGTCATCAATCTGCGTTCACGCAAAGTAGCGCATTTCGCTGTTGCTGCAGCGGCGGCAGCCGCAGCCGCAAGTCACACACAACCAACGCGCCGTTCGAAAGGCAGTGTTGTTGGTGTCGCTGGCGGTGGTAGCCCACTCATCTCCTCATCGGCGATGGTACTGCGGCGCGAACGACACAATTTACGCAGCTTAAGTACGCGCAATGCCGCAAGTGCCAGCCTAATGTCCAGCAATGGTCAACGAGAGTTTAGCTATGGAAAGGCAACACGTAGCGGCGGCGGTGGCGGCCTACACGCCGCAGGCATATGCCCGTACGGCTTGGCGTCCAACGCAACACCCACGTCGAAATTGCTCAACGGAGCAGCAGGTGTGACAGTGGCGACACGGCCGCGCGCACACACACTGCTCATGGCAAAACCGACCccgggtggtggtggtggtgttgcGACTGGCAGCATGGGCGTACGTGGCGGTAATGGTGCAACGCCGATGACACAGCCGACTTCGTATGGGAAGCGTACAACGGCGCTGCGCAGTGGTGCTAACAGCGCTTGCGCCACATCAATGATGCTGACGCGTAGCGGACGAAATGGCAGAAGACTGAATCGTTAA